In Nocardioides nitrophenolicus, the genomic window ATCTCCGCGGAGCCGGGTGAGCCGATCGTGCTGCAGGTCAGCGCGAGCGCGGCCAACCCGACGCCGCCGGCCGGCAACATCGCGATCACCGTCACCTCGGGCGGCTCCGCCGCACGCGGTGCCCGGGTCGCCGCCCCGGCGGTCTTCACGACCACCGTGCACTTCACCGACCAGCCCGTCCGGGTCACCGGTCCCCGCCTGCCCAAGGGCGGCTACCTCGCCCGCGCGGCGCTGAGCCCCGACGACACGGCGAAGTTCCTCCCGTCCTCCGACACCACCCGGTTCCGGATCGGCTCGGTCGACGGCGGCGGCGACAAGAGCGGCGCGCTGCCCAACACCGGCGGCCCCGACCTGATGTGGCTGCTCCTCGGCGGCGCCCTGGTCGCCGCCGGCGCCGGTGGCGTCGGCTACGGCCGGCGCCGGGCTCCCGCTGCCGCCTGACCCGCTCGTCCTCCCACCGGCCGCCTCTTCGGGGGTGGCCGGTGGTCGTTTTCCCGGGTGGGTGTGGGGTGGGTGCGGCGTGGGTGTGGCGTGGGCTGTAACACGGAGTTCGCCGCTCTCCGGGGCTCGTGTCGGCTGTACGCGACCCGTACGGACCCCTCTCCGCGACGTCTCGGGTCGGGAAGAGCAGCGAACTCCGTGTTACAGCGCAAGCACCACCCCCGGCTCGTGCTCTCACTGGCTGCCCCTTCGGGGGTGGCCGGTGGTCGTTTTCCCGGGCGGGTGTGGCGTGGGTGTGGCGTGGGCTGTAACACGGAGTTCGCCGCTCTCCGGGGCTCATGTCGGCTGTACGCGACCCGTACGGACCCCTCTCCGCGTAAGAGTCCCTGGGAGTGGTGGGGTTTGAGGGACCACGGCGGGGCTGTCTGACGTAGGCGGCCATCGGCGGGATCTTCGGTGTGTAACGGCTAAGCACGCACTGAAGGAGAACCACCGATGGCCTTGCCCCAGTCTGCCCTGTCCGAGCTCCTCGAGGCGTTCCGCACCGGCGACGGCGTGGACCTGATCCGTGAGTCGGTCCGCGTCGCGCTGCAGGAACTGATCGAGATCGAGGCAACCGAACGCATCGGCGCCGCACCCTACGAACGCACGCCTGAGCGTGTCACTGATCGCAACGGCCACCGGCCACGGATGCTGACCACCAAGGCCGGCGACGTCGAGCTGCGTATCCCCAAACTGCGCAAGGGCTCTTTCCTGCCCGTGATCCTCGAACCCCGCCGGCGCATCGACCAGGCCCTGTACGCGGTCGTGATGGAGGCCTACGTCCACGGCGTCAGCACGAGGAGCGTCGACGACCTGGTCGAAGCGATGGGCTCCGATTCGGGGATCTCCAAATCGGAGGTATCTCGGATCTGCGCCGGGCTGGACGAGCAGGTCGGCGCGTTCCGGACCCGGCCGCTGGACCACATCGAGTTCCCCTACGTCTACCTGGACGCGACCTACCTCAACGTCCGCAACACCACCTCCCAAGTGGTGTCCATGGCGGTGGTGGTCGCCACCGGGATCGCCGCTGACGGCTCACGCGAGGTTCTCGGCCTTGATGTCGGCGATAGCGAGGACGAGACGTTCTGGCGCGGGTTCCTGACCAGCCTCAAGCAACGCGGCCTGCACGGCGTGCGGCTGGTCATCAGTGACCAGCACGCCGGCCTGGTCAAGGCACTCAAGCGGTCGTTCCAAGGCGCCGGCCACCAACGCTGCCGGGTGCACTTCGCACGCAACCTGCTGGCCCACGTGCCCAAGTCACACGTCGACATGGTCGCCGCGGTGTTCCGCACCGCGTTCGCGCAACCCGATGCTGACGCGGTCGCCACCGCGTGGGACGAGGTCCGTGACCAGCTCGCGAAGTCGTTCCCCAAGATCGGGCCGTTGATGGACGAGGCCAAGCCGGAAGTCCTCGCCTTCGCCACGTTCCCGCGCGCGCACTGGCAGAAGATCTGGTCGACCAATCCACTCGAGCGGGTCAATAAGGAGATCAAGCGCCGCGCCCGCGTGGTCGGGATCTTCCCCAACCCCGCCGCGGTGATCAGGCTCGTCGGAGCGGTCCTGGCCGACATGCACGACGAGTGGCAAGCCGGCGATCGGCGCTACCTGTCCGAAGGATCCATGGCGCTGCTCTACCCCGACAGCGATACTGGACCCATCGCCGCGATCGATAGCGGCGAGTAGGCACCGAGGATCACCTCAAAGCCCACCACCCCGCGGGGCTCTGTCCTCTCCGCGACGTCTTGGGTCGGGAAGAGCAGCGAACTCCGTGTTACAGCGCAAGCACCACCCCGCGTGCCCCCCGGCCGACCGGGCCCGGGGCTACGGCGCGAACCAGGTGGTGCTGCGGGCCATGCCGAGGGCGCGGTCGGCGCCACGCCAGTTGGCCTGCATGAACAGCCAGGGGCGGGCGAACCAGAGGAAGCCGTCGACGTGCTTCTTGGCCTCCCGGCCGGTCTCCTCCGACAGGCCCCACCGCTCGTCGCCGACCCGGGACGTCGGGGGGATGCCGAGGGTGACGCAGCCGCGGCGGTCGGAGGTGGAGCCGCAGACGCGGGCGTTGTCGTTGACCCGGCTGCCCTGGGCCTCGACCTCGGGCCAGGTCATCCCGTTGCCGTTCTGGGCGGTGTCGACGACGAAGTGGACGCCCTTGACGCCGCGCTCGCGCAGGATCCGGACCAGCTCGGCGCCGTAGGCGACGGACTCCTCGGTGCCGACGTAGTGGGTGGCGTTGAGGGCGAAGCCGCGGGCGTGCTCGATGCCGTTGGCGAGCAGCAGGTCGGCGGCCTGGGAGGCGCGCGGGGCGCCGACCTGGGGAGTGCTGCTCCAGTCGGCGGCGCCGGCGTCGAGGTAGACGCTCGTGTGAGGCTGGGCGGAGAAGGTCTTGACGGCGTAGGTGATCAGCGAGCTGGTCACGGCGCGGTTCGAGCACCACCAGAACGGCAGGTCGGGCTGCAGGATGATCGCGGCGTGCTGCCGGCCGAGGGCGCGGGCGGCGTTGGCGATCCAGCGCCGGTAGGCGTCCTGGGCGCCGGGGGAGGGGGCGCGGCCGCCGCAGACGGCGTGCTCCCAGGGGTTCATCCGGAAGATGGCGAGCTGGACGAGCACCTTGGGGTCGCCGCCGGAGGCGTTCTCGACGTAGTCACGGACCACGGAGCCGATCTGCTCGGGGGAGCCGCTCCAGTCGCCGAGCCACAGCGCCTTGGGCCGCAGCGCGATCTTGCCGAGCTGCTGCTTGGCGTCGCCGCCGGCTGACTCGTAGGCCCGCCAGGTCTGCTCGAGGTCGCCCTTGTAGACGCCCCAGCGCCGCTCGGCCAGCGGGTTCTTCAGGTTCTGCAGGTGGGCCGGCTGCGCCTTCTCCCAGACCTCCTTGTCCTTGACGTACGGCCGCTGGGTTCGCTGGACGTGGGGGATCGCCGTCTTCGGTCCCTCGGCCGCCGGCGGCGCCGGCGTGGGCGTCGGGGCGGGAGGGGGCGTGGGGGTGCTCGCCGTCGTCGCCGGTACGTCGGCCGCCGGCTCCGCGGGGACCGGCTCCTGCTCGCTGCACCCGGCCAGGGCCACGGTCGCGGTCAGGGCGAGGGAGGCGAGGGCATGGCGGGCGCGGCGGCGGGGGATCGGCTGCATCGCGGTCGAGGCTAACCCGACGCGCCCCTCGTCCCGAAGTCCGCAGAGTCCTAGACTGGAACGCGTTCCCGTCCGTCGTCCCCGGAGGTCCCGATGCCCTCGCTGCGCTGCCCCTGCGACACCACCTTGCGCGCCGACACCGACGACGAGCTCGTCGCCAAGGTGCAGGAGCACCTCGCGGCCGAGCACCCGGGGCGGGAGTACAGCCGCGAGGAGATCCTGTTCATGGCGATGTGACTCCGCGAGTCACACGATCCGGGGCAGCTCCGAGGCCTTGCCGGTGAAGCGCGGCGCGCGCTTCTCGAGGAAGGCCGCGACGCCCTCCTTGCCGTCGCCGATCGACGTCCAGAACATGGCGAGCGAGTCGGTGAGGTGCGCCTCGAGCGGGTCGGCGGCCGCGCTGTTGCGGTAGAGCAGCTGCTTGGCCAGGCCCAGCGCGACCGGCGAGCGGTCGGTGACGAACGAGCGGGCCAGCTCGTACGCCGCCGGAAGCAGCTCGTCGGGCTCGTGGACGCTGCGCACCAGCCGGCCGGCGAGGGCCTGCTCGGCGGTGAGGATGTCGGCGGAGTAGACCCACTCGAGAGCCTGCTGGATGCCGACGATGCGGGGCAGGAACCAGCTCGAGCAGGCCTCCGGCACGATCCCGAGCCGGCCGAAGACGAAGCCGATCCGGGCCTTCGTGGAGGCCAGGCGCAGGTCCATGGCCAGGGTCATGGTGGCGCCGATCCCGACCGCCGGGCCGTTGATCGCGGCGATGACCGGCTTGGGCAGCGCGTGGATCGCGAGGGTGATCTTGCCGCCGGTGTCGCGGACGCCGTCGGCGTACGGCGCCTCGTCGTAGGCCGCCCGGAAGTCCTCGGGCGTCGGGGCGAGGGACTCGTCGAGCCCGAACACGTTGCCGTCGGCCGACAGGTCCATACCGGCGCAGAAGGCGCGCCCGGAGCCGGTGACGACGACCGCGCGCACGGCGTCGTCGCGGGCGTCGGTGAGGAACACCTGGAGCAGCTCGCGGGCCATGGTCAGGTCGAACGCGTTGAGCGCGTCGGGCCGGTGCAGGGTGAGCGTCGCGATGCCGTCGTCGTCGACGTGCCAGGTCAGGGTCTCGTACACGAGGTCCTCCGTGGGGGTGCGGTCAGCGGGCGAGGCCGGTGGCCGTGCAGAGGTCGTCGGTGATCTCGTCGGTCCGGTCCGAGGCGATCTTGCCGAAGAGCTGCTGCGCGCGCTTGGTGTCCCACGTGGTGTCGGCCCGCGCGAGCGGGACGGTGCACGACTTCTCGACCTTGGTCATGGCCAGCGCCCACTTCCCGGCGGCGACCGGGCCGGTGGTGTCGCCGAAGCGGAAGAAGTCGGGGACGGCGCCGTTGAGCTGCCACCAGCGCACCGGGTTGAGCACCGACCACGGCGACAGCACCTTGTCGCCGACCGCGGCGATCACCTCGCGCTGCTGCTGGACCCGCGCCAGGTCCGAGATCGGGCTGTACTTGCGAGCCCGCGAGTACGCCAGCGCGGTGGCGCCGTCGACCTCCTGGCAGCCCTTCTTGACATTGAGGCCGGAGTCCTTGTCCTTGATCCGCTGCTTGGGGCAGATCTCGATCCCGCCGACCGCGTCGACGACCCCCACCAGGCCGCCGAAGCCGATCTCGACGTACTGGTCGACGCGCAGCCCGGTGGCCTGCTCGAGGGTCTGGACCAGCAGCGGCGTGCCGCCCTTGGCGTACGCCGAGTTGACCTTGCTCCGCCCGAAGCCCGGGATGTCGAGCGGCGAGTCGCGCGGGATCGACACCAGCGTGGTCGGGCCGTCGCCGGTGTGGAGCAGCAGGATCGTGTCGGTCAGCTCGGAGGCGGCGTCGCCGGTGTGGAGCCGCTTGCGCTCCTCGGGCGAGAGGCCCGCCCGGGAGTCGCTGCCGACGAGCAGGTAGGTGGTGCCGGGCTGCTGGGCCGGACGGTCCGCGCTCGGCTCGAAGTCGACCTTGTCGACCTTGTTCCACGCGATGAGCGGGACGGCGACCAGGAAGACCAGCCACAGCACCAGGACGAGCAGGACCAGCCGGACGTAGGTGCGCGGCCGGGACCAGCGGCCGCGGCCGCTGGGGCCGCGCGCCGGCGGCGCCGCCGGCGGAGGAGGCGACGCGGGGGCGGGGCGGCGGCCGGACGGCGGCGTGCCGGCGTACTGCTCCGCGGGAGGCAGCCGGGTCGGGGGTGGCGGCGGTGTGGCGCCCGGGCGCCGCTGGACCGGGATCCGGCGGGTCGGCTCGGGGTCGGAGGACGGGCGTGCGCCGTCGGAGGAGCCGGGTCCGTAGACCCAGTCGAAGTCGTCGCCGGAGCCCCCGGTGCCGTTGCCACGCCCTGCCATGGCCATGACGCTACCGTCAGCAGGTGGCTACCTCCGGAGGGTGTTCGCGTGTCCCGCGCCCCGGGCACGCACCTGGCTGCGTTGGCGTCGCTCGCAGGACGACCCAGTACGGCTTCGCTCCGCCGCCTTGCCATGCACGCACCCGGCGCACGGGCCCCCATCGAACAACCTCCGGAGGTAGCCACCAGTGACAGACATCGTCGCGGCACGCACGCCGTCGTACTCCCGCATCGAGCTGGCCACGCTCACCTCCCGCGCGCAGGCCAACCTGCTCGGCAACATCCACGGCGGCGAGGTGGTCAAGCTGGCCGACTCGACCGCGGGCGTGGTGGCGCAGCGACACAGCGGCGGGCCGGCGGTGACGGCGGCGCTCGACGAGATGGCCTTCCTGGAGCCGGTGCGGGTCGGCGACATCATCCGCACCTACGGCCAGGTCAACTGGGTCGGTACGTCATCGATGGAGATCGGCGTACGGATCGAGACCGAGCCGTGGGACGCGGCCGGCCGCACCCTGCATGTCGGCTCGGCGTACTTCGTGTTCGTCGCCGTCGACTCCGCGGGCCGGGGCCGGCCGGTGCCGGCGCTCGAGCCGGAGACCGAGGAGGACCACCGCCGGCTGCGGGAGGCCCAGATCCGGCGGGCGCACCGGCTGGCGCGCCGGCAGGAGATCGAGGCGGGACGGCTCAGCCGCTGACCTCGCCGCTGACCTCGCCGCTGACCTCGGTGATCGCCGCGGCCACCGCGTCGACGGCGGCGGGCCGCGGGGGAGCGCCGTACGTCGAGAGCTGGACCCGGCGGTGCGCGGCGAGCGGGCGGCGGACGACGGCACGGTGCTGGTGCGCGCGCAGGGCCAGGCCGGGCAGCACCGTGACGCCCAGCCCGCTCGCGACCAGGGACTGCACGGCGACGTAGTCGTCGCTCGCGAACGCGATCGCGGGGGTGAAGCCGGCGTCGGCGCACAGGCTGAGCAGCTCGCGGCGGCACCGCTCGCACCCGGTGATCCAGCCGGACTCGGCGTACCTCCCGAGGTCGACGGCGCCCTCGGGCGGCGCGGCGTCGGCGGGCGCGACCAGGTACAGGGGGTCGTCGACGACCGGCACCGAGGAGATCTGGTCGGGCTCGGGCTGGTCGGGATAGGCGAAGGTGAGGGCCAGGTCGACCTCGCCGGCGCGCAGCAGCTCGTGGGCCTCGGGTGGCTCGGCCTCGACGAGGTCGAGCTGGATGCCGGGGTGGCGGGTGGCGAGCAGGGCCAGAGCGTCGGGCACCAGGGTGGCCGCGCCGGAGGGGAAGGCGGCGAGCCGGACCCGGCCGGACTGGAGGCTGGTGGCGGCGGCGAGCTCGGCCTCGGCCCGGGCGAGCAGGCCGAGGATCTCCTCGCCGCGGCGGGCCAGGCGCTCGCCCTCGGCTGTGAGCCGCACGCCCCGGCCGACCCGCTGCAGCAGGACGGCGCCGGTCTCGGCCTCCAGCCGGCGCAGGTGGTGGGAGATCGTCGGCTGTCCGTAGTGGAGCTGGGCGGCGGCCGCGGACACCGAGCCGGTGCGGTGCACGGCGACGAGGGCCTCGAGGCGGCGCAGGTCGATCACGGTGGGCATCGTATATCGATGATGTCGATCAATGTCGTCGAAAGGAACTATTGGACCGATGGGTACGCGCTCCGCGACGATGGACCCATGCTGACCTTCGACGACGTCCTCGCCGCCGCCGAGGTCGTCGGCGCGCACCTGCCGCCCACCCCGCTGCAGGCGCACCCGCTGCTCGACCAGGCGCTGGGTCGCCCGGTCCTGGTCAAGCACGAGAACGTCCAGCCCACCGGCGCCTTCAAGGTCCGCGGCGGCGTCCACCTCGCCGCCACCCTCACCGCCGCCGAGCGCGCGCACGGCCTGGTCACCTGCTCGACCGGGAACCACGCCCAGTCGGTGGCGTACGGCGCCCGCCTGGCCGGGGTCCGCGCGACGATCGTGATGCCGGCGAGCGCCCCCGCGGCCAAGCGCGACGCGGTCCGGGCGCTCGGCGCCGAGGTGGCCCTCGTCGGCGCCAGCCTCGGCGAGGCGGGCGAGCACGCCCGCGCCCTGGCGGCCGAGACGGGGGCGTCCTTCGTCTGCCCGACCGACCCGCGGATCGTGCTGGGGCACGCGACGGCGTACCTGGAGCTGTTCGGGCAGGCGCCCGAGCTCGGCACCCTGTTCGTCCCGATCGGCAGCGGCACCGGCGCGGCCGGCGCCTGCCTGGTCCGCGACGCGCTGGCCCCGGGGTGCCGGGTGGTCGGCGTCCAGTCGGCTGCCGCGCCGGCCGGCTGGCACTCCTGGCGCACGGGGCGGATCGAGGCCGCTCCCGCGCGGACCCGCGCGGCCGGGCTCGCCACGACGACCGGGTACCCGCGCACCCAGGAGATCCTGCGTGCCCGGCTCGACGACTTCGTGCTCGTCGACGACGACGCGATCGACGCGGCCGCCGGACTGCTCGCGACCTGTGCGCACACCCTCGCCGAGGGCGCCGGCGCCGCCGCGCTCGCCGCCGCGGTCGCGACGCCCGCCGCCGGGACGGAGGGGCCGGTCGCGGTGGTCTGCACCGGCGCGAACGCCTCCGCCGACGAGATCGCCAGGCTGGCCGGCTCGGTCGCCGCGGCCTGAGTCGGGCCGAGGGGTTGGTCGCCGCCTGGCCGCTCGCGGCGCGTCGTCACCGGAGTGGCGCGTGTGACTGGTGATACTGGGCGGGTGCCTCAGCTTCCCGTCGACGAACGCGCCGCGCGGGTGCGCTTCCGCCGGGCCCTGACCCTGATGGCGTTCACGCTCGTCGTCCCCGGCTCGGCGCAGCTGATCGCCGGCAACCGGGCGATCGGCAGGCTCGCCCTGCGGATCTGGCTGTTCTCGCTCGCCACCCTGCTCGCCGTCGCGGCCTGGAGCTGGCACGACAAGGGCTTCGCGCTCAGCCTGGCGTTCAGCCCGACCGCGATGCTGGTGATCAGGCTCTACCTCATCGCCGGCGCCCTCGGCTGGGCCGCGCTCTTCGTCGACGCGTGGCGGATCGGCCAGCCGCTCAGCCTGCGGATGCCGCACCGGCGCGCGGTCGTCGGCGTCAACGGCGTGCTGTGCTTCTCGGTCGCCGGCACCATGCTCTTCGGCGCCCACCTCGCCGCCGCCCAGCGCGAGTGGCTGACCATGTTCGCCGACGGCGACCTCGGCGCCGCCCACAACGGGCGCTACAACATCCTGCTCATCGGCGGTGACTCCGGCAACGACCGCTGGGGACTGCGGACCGACTCGATGACCGTCGCCTCGGTCGACGCCACCACCGGCCGCACCGTGATGATCGGCCTGCCCCGCAACATGCAGAACTTCCCGTTCCGCAAGGGCAGCGTGATGGCCGAGCAGTTCCCCAAGGGATTCGACTGCGACGGCTGCTACCTCAACGGCGTCAGCACCTGGGTCGGCGACCACACCCAGCTGTTCCAGGACTCGAAGAACCCCGGCATCGACGCCACGGTGTCGGCCATCGAGGGGATCACCGACCTCGACATCAACTACTGGGTGATGGTCAACATGCGCGGCTTCGAGCGCCTGGTCAACGCCTTCGGCGGGGTGACCCTCAACGTGCGCCAGCGGATCCCGGTCGGCGGCCTCGGCAAGGACGTCACCGGCTACATCGAGCCCGGCAAGCGCAAGCTCAACGGCCACGACGCGCTCTGGTACGCCCGGGCCCGCGAGGGGTCCGACGACTACTCGCGGATGGCCCGCCAGAAGTGCGTGTTCTCCGCCCTCGTCTCCCAGGTCAGCCCCGCCCAGGCGCTCACCAACTTCCAGGAGATCGCCAAGGCGTCCAGCGCGATGATCCAGACCAACATCCCCGGCGGCGCGCTCGGCGACTTCGTCCAGCTCGCCCTGCGCGCCCGGACCCAGAAGATCTCCTCGGTCTCCCTGGTCCCCCCGCGGATCAACACCGCCGACCCCGACATCGACCTGGTGCAGAAGATGATCCGCAACGCCGTCGACCGCGCCGAGGGCGACCGCAAGGCCGCCAAGAAGGCCACGACCCCGGCCGAGGACGCCGCCACCCCGAGCGGGGACGCGGGCGAGGGCGACCAGGGCGGGGACCAGGCCACCGAGCAGCCGGCCCAGCAGTCCGGCACCGTCACCGGCGGCTCGCTCGGCTCGCGGAACGAGGGCTACCAGGCCAACGAGACCGACGACGTCGCGGCGGCCTGCTGAGCGGCAGGCTCCGCCGCTCCTAGAGCGGCAGCGCCGCCACCACCGCGTCGTACGTCGCCCGGTCGGGGGCGGCGACCAGCCCGCCGGCGAGCTGCTGCGGCCGCATCGCGGAGCCGTCGTGCTGGCCGATGACGCCGCCCGCCTCGGTGAGGATCAGCGAGCCGGGGAGGTGGTCCCAGGGCATGCTGCGGCTGTAGACGAGGGCACGGGCGTCGCCGGCGATGAGGTGCGGGTAGTCGACGCCGCAGCAGGCCCAGGTCAGCTCGAGGGTGCCGAGGTCGCCGAGCTCCTGGCCGACCCAGGCGCGCCGGGCGGTGCGGAAGGGCACGCGGTCCTCGGCGGCCGTGACGGACAGCCGGGCGCCGTTGCGCCAGGCGCCCGCGCCGAGCTCGGCGACGTACGACGTCTCGTGCTGGGGCTGCCAGATCCAACCGCGGGTCACCGCGCCACCGCGTACCTCGGCCACCATCACGGCGTGGTCGGGGGAGCCGTTGACGAAGTTCTTGGTGCCGTCGACGGGGTCGACGGTGAAGGCGTGGTCGGCCGTGGCGAACCGTTCCAGCAGGCCGGGGTCGGCGGCCATCGCCTCCTCGCCGAGCACGAGGGCGTCCGGGTAGGCCGCGCGCAGGGCGGCGGTGATCAGCGCCTCGGACTCGTGGTCGGCGACGGTGACCAGGTCACCGGGGTTCTTCTCGGTGACCTGCTCGTCGGAGAGCGAGCGGAACCGGGGGTTGATCACCTCCGCGGCGACGTCCTGGAGCAGGGTCAGCACGGCGGCGGTGTCCACGGTGCTCACGGTAACGGGACAGCGCCCGGCCTCGTGAGGTTGGGTAGGCCCATGCGCTTCACCGAGCACGAGCTGACCGCAGCACTCGCCGGCGCGGCCAAGGTCGTGCTGGCCGCGGACCGCCGGTTCCGCAAGCGCGGCGTCGACGTCGACACCGCCTGGGACCAGATGGACCGCTACCAGCGGTTCAAGGTGCTCGACGCCCTCGGCGACCAGGTGCTGCCGGTGCTCGTCGCGCTGCCCGACGTCGAGGTCGCCCCCGGCACCCGTCCAACGTACGACGACCGGCAGGTCGCCGAGGTGGTCGAGGGTCTGGCGCAGGGTGGCCGGGGCCGGCTGCGGCGCGCGGTCGAGGTGAAGGCGCGCACCGCGCTGGTGCAGGCCGCGCTCGCCGCGATCCCGCCGCGGCTGGACCCGGACGCGCTGCTCACCGAGGAATCCTGACCGCGCCGGGCCGGCCAGTAGGGTCTGCCCCGTGCGCGTGCAGGCCGTCGTGGTGACCTTCAACCGGGTGACGATGCTGCGGCGCCTGGTCCCGCGCCTGCTCGAGATCCCCGCCCTGGAGCGGATCCTGGTCGTCGACAACGCCTCGACCGACGGGACGGGGGAGTGGCTCGGCGGCCTGGACGACCCGCGGGTGCGGCACGAGACCCTCGCCACCAACAGCGGCGGCGCCGGCGGATTCCACCACGGCCTGGGCTGGGCGGTGCGCGAGGGCGCCGACCTGGTCTGGCTGATGGACGACGACGGGCTGCCGGAGCTCGACTGCCTCGACCTGCTGCTCGAGCGCCAGCGGCGCGACGGCCTTGACTTCTGCGGGCCGGCGGTGCTGGCCGAGCAGGATCCCTCGCGGCTGTGCTTCCCGATCCGGCTGCCGGGCGGCACCCGGGTGGTGCACGAGATGGCGGCGGTCGAGGCCGCGGCGCGCGACGGGCTGATCGACGACGTGGTGATCCCGTTCAACGGGGTCCTGGTCACCCGCGACCTGGTCGAGCGGATCGGCCTGCCGCGCGAGGAGTTCTTCATCTGGGGCGACGACGTCGAGTACCTGTGGCGCGCCCAGGCGGCGGGTGCCCGGATCGCGACCGTCGT contains:
- a CDS encoding glycosyltransferase; amino-acid sequence: MRVQAVVVTFNRVTMLRRLVPRLLEIPALERILVVDNASTDGTGEWLGGLDDPRVRHETLATNSGGAGGFHHGLGWAVREGADLVWLMDDDGLPELDCLDLLLERQRRDGLDFCGPAVLAEQDPSRLCFPIRLPGGTRVVHEMAAVEAAARDGLIDDVVIPFNGVLVTRDLVERIGLPREEFFIWGDDVEYLWRAQAAGARIATVVDAHFLHPATDDLGTPMMFGRTTYNHTASDLKHYCMARNNTLNLRAYRGWLHVLLFWLKTVWFYLLTKPQPARIPLSARAAAAGLRGDFTGHRRYLR